The following are from one region of the Ochotona princeps isolate mOchPri1 chromosome 4, mOchPri1.hap1, whole genome shotgun sequence genome:
- the LOC105942271 gene encoding mas-related G-protein coupled receptor member X2-like, which produces MVLRDTVHGFLNTNSSTPAQLTEITTLSAAPDKAFPILYWLILGFALVGILGNGTVFCFLGFHMHKNTFYTYILHLTVADLLFLCCQVMDSLIFLTGPFPAISMNTPESKFLITVEAILYLVDLGILSTISVERCLSVLWPIWYRCHRHQSLLTLMCALIWALSLTLGILEVNSCLSTVSYSENTWCQIFNSFAAAWLLLLFLILCGSSLALLLRVRSSQRLPVTRLYVTILLTVLVFLLCGLPCGITWIYLMGNEIFSNNYSFHFQVVIFLLSCVNSCANPIIYYFVGSYRQQQRGQSLKQVLQRALQDTPVVGDNGHSLPQRTMEISVINQA; this is translated from the exons ATGGTGCTAAG GGACACCGTTCATGGGTTTCTGAACACGAATTCAAGCACCCCTGCCCAGTTGACCGAAATCACAACCCTTTCTGCGGCACCTGACAAGGCGTTCCCGATCCTGTACTGGCTGATacttggctttgccctggttGGGATACTGGGAAACGGGACTGTGTTTTGTTTCCTCGGTTTCCACATGCATAAAAATACTTTCTACACCTACATCCTCCATCTGACTGTGGCCGACTTgctcttcctctgctgccaagTTATGGATTCACTGATATTTCTAACTGGACCCTTCCCTGCTATCTCTATGAACACCCCTGAGTCTAAATTCTTAATTACTGTGGAAGCCATTCTCTACCTTGTAGACCTGGGCATCCTCAGCACCATCAGTGTTGAACGCTGTCTGTCCGTCCTTTGGCCCATCTGGTATCGCTGCCACAGACACCAAAGTCTGTTAACTCTCATGTGTGCCCTCATCTGGGCACTGTCCCTCACCCTGGGCATACTGGAGGTGAACAGTTGTCTCTCCACTGTTAGTTATAGTGAAAATACTTGGTGTCAGATATTTAACTCCTTTGCTGCAGCATggctgctgcttttatttttgattctctgtggatccagcctggctctgctgctcaggGTCCGTAGCTCACAGAGATTGCCTGTAACTCGGCTGTATGTGACCATTCTCCTCACAGTGCTGGTCTTTCTGCTCTGTGGTCTGCCCTGTGGTATTACTTGGATCTACTTAATGGGGAATGAAATTTTTTCAAACAATTACAGTTTCCATTTTCAAGTGGTTATATTTCTCCTGTCCTGTGTTAACAGCTGCGCCAATCCCATCATTTACTACTTCGTTGGTTCCTATAGGCAGCAGCAGCGAGGACAGTCCCTCAAGCAGGTTCTCCAGAGGGCCCTACAAGATACTCCTGTGGTGGGTGACAATGGACACAGCCTGCCCCAGCGAACCATGGAGATATCAGTGATCAACCAGGCGTAG